The Neodiprion lecontei isolate iyNeoLeco1 chromosome 2, iyNeoLeco1.1, whole genome shotgun sequence genome segment TGTGGGGGGTGAAGCTTTTTCGACCGCGGCACAATGAGTTTTGAATTGAGTTTACACGTCAATAAACTCCCTAAAATTCACAAAAGTTTAACAACAGCTTGTCCTTGTTAAAACGAATCGAGGAgaggttgtttttttttttttttttttttcgagaattttaGCATTGACTTTGCAAAAGGTCGAAACCCCCTTAAACAGGCCGACGACTTTTTCATCTGACTGTAAGTTCGAAATGGTCAACTGGTCAACGGATTCAAAGTCGGAGTGATTAAATCCTGAATCCACTTCGATTGGACGCAATCTCTGAGGTTGGAAGTCGAGATAACGCGGTGTGGAAAATCCACGGGTACCTTATCTCGTAGGTAATGTTGTGGCTACAGAGCCCTGGGAATCCGCCTCGGGGATTCCGCCTCGGGGATTCCGCGTCCAgactcactctctctctctctctatctctctcgaAGCTACTACCTGTTGTTCGAATGCGAATTCGGACCCGCAGCGAGTACGAATTGCAGGTCATGCCAGTTCATTTCGAAGGAACAACGGATGTTTGTGCCAGGGTGAACGGGCGACGCGCGTGATCTTCGACGACTTCAACGAGGGCATTCGGCCGTCGCGAGGAGCTCCTTCAAGGATCGTTTACAGCCCGTGAAGACCTTCGTGTAAGGCAAGCAGGCCCGACCCCGCTGGACCCTGGAGAACGCGTAGAGGTGTTTATCTGCAATTACCCGACCAATGGACCGGACCTTGGCCGAGCCACTTTACGAGTTCACCGTCCGTCCCAAGGATTCGTCCCTGTGGGACAGTTCGCGGCATGGAATACGGCTCCCTTCGACGCACGTGAAAATTAACCTTTTCATGCCGACAAGACGGGCCGGGGTTTTCCTACTTGTCGTCGCAATCTATTGATGTTCCATCGGAAAATTATTCAGTGAAGTTATTGCGACCAGACGCGAACTGTAATATATTATGCAGTACAACGAAACGGGAATGACGTGATAAGTTCAATCCTAATTCTGTATCTGATCTGTATTGGAGTTTCTAGAAAAGAGATTCAAGACAATCGGCTCTTCCGTCTGATTGGTTCTTCCAGGGCCCGTCAACTGAGATAGGGAACCGTGGCAAATTATATTAAAGGGGTACCCTGATCGATTTCGACATTGACGTATGTATCTCCGAATATCGAAGTTCCACGTATCTCTAACGCGAAAAAGGGCGGAACAGCCCCATTTTATATGCAATCCTGAACAAAAATACTccaatatatttacatttgacGTAGAGATAAAGAAACGGCacggattctacgaaatcgcaaCAGTAAATTCATAGTATTCATGCCATCTTTTtgtttctgcgtcaaatggAAAGGTgttgcagtattttttttcagaattgcgtatggaatggggctgttaagccgtttttttcatttgagaTACGCGGACTgtgatatttggagatatacaCGTCAACGTTGAAAGCGACCAGAGCACCcctttaatataattattttaagtATTTAACAAATTGCGTGAGTAAAACGTATTATCTCTTTTTCAATTAGTGTATTGGACTGATACTTTtacctataattttttttcgactttctAAGACTGTTTTGTAAAAAGTATGGATATATTTACATTCTACTCAAGGtgctgaataaaaaaactcaTACTTATGTATTTACCACTCTGTCAAGTGCATCCCAATTTCTCGAAATAAGTTGCAATTTAACGATAGCGATTGACCGAACTCTATTTTCTAGGGATTCTAGTCTATATCTACTCTTATTCTACCATTTTTCACTTCAGAAAATGATGTATTCGCACTCAATATCCACTGATCGTAAGACTATTAGCACACCACAGTCACCACTTTGACTCTACTTGTTGCCATAAATTGGTGCATGCATACACGTACTTAAGATGGTTGTTTACTGACTCCGGAGTCAATAGAAAAtccttttgaaaaattatataatttacaataaagTTGTTGGAAGAATGCACGAAACgaaaattcatgaattttgaacatttCGGAAGGtagtttattataattttattgataaaGTTCTGTCCATAGTTTTTCATTTGACTACCTTCGTCATCAGATACAGGTAATGCAGATTGTATAGTTTCATTACTTTCATAGATCTCaatgtacaatatattgtGATTATTAGTAACGAATCAATCCAGCTTACGTGAAAATACGATTCACGATATTCAAACTCCGCGCCATATCATCGGGTCCAGACGCGACATTTGTAACCTACACCGTCgtgtttattattaaaatttttttcgaaacgctCGGCAACGTTTACTTTTTAACATATCGTTGTAAATACCATTATTCCAACAACCATTATCTCAATTTTTGTcaagatttttgtcagacttttctgaaatttttgtgatGACATCTCCGTTGACAAAAACTTAAAACGTCCATAAGCCATATATTGAAAATCAGATTTTCATAAAGCTCGTTCCTAGAGCTTATCGGCTGGTAATCTGATCTATTATTCAACAAGGAGATTCACTTCATTCCTGTTAACAATCAATCAGTCCAAGTTTCATATGCAGCTAAGGACTTTGGACTGACTAAAAAACTAGTTTGAAGGTATGGGttagaattttttccccaaaagaTCGTTGGCGCGATATCACGTACGCGTGTTCGATTATACGGCGAGAAGGTTTGTAAAGTCAAATCAAAATTGCAAAGCACCCCTGGGATGCTTCGCATTGAGACAGTGGAGCAATTTAGACAACATTTATCGGAAAACTTTGCAAGTAGTAAgaacaaatttgtttttttatttttttatttggccCCGAGTTATTCCCCCTTctggtgaaaaattatcagcACTCCGCGAAAACTTGAgtcgtttcgaaaaaaaacaaaagatattGTATAAAAGTAGTTAAATACGACTACCGACTTCATTTCATCAATTATATCGTGGCTATGAAAGAACGATATTTCTGTTCGAGGAGAATCCTATGTGAAAGTTTCACGGTTATACTCCGGTCGAGGGCAAAATTGTGGACCTTTTATTTCCaggataaatttgaataatgtgagttgaaaaaaatgaatgcaaGCACCACAATTGCCACTCTTGGTAATATATGGACGTTCTATCAAACAAATCCGGTGGGGGAGACTGCGGAAGAATACTCCTCGAATTTCCTGCGTTCACTTTCGTCAGACGAGGCGACGTTGAAACTCCCCGCTTCGGAAATTACATTCAAACTTCCGAACGAAGAGCGTCTGGCAGTTTGCAGCTTCAGTCAATTATACATCAAGTCTACACGCCTGAGAAACCTGTTTCATTCTgagatataatttaatatggAAAACGGTATTAAATGTATAGAGATGGATCACTTTCGTTACGATTATAATTGCGTATcaatttagaaataaaaaataaggatTCTAGGACGATGCATTTCAATTCGATAATAAACTTACTGCACACGAGCAGCTTAATCGGTACGTAATAATCAGCGTTTGCTTAacggattttcattttttttttctttacattttcttGTTCGTACTTGAAGAGCATTGTGTCGTGCTGATGGAACCCTCGCGAATGGAGAAATGAATACGGAGGTATCAGGAGTCCTTTGACTTGATACATGCAAGGAGGGGGAGTGTAAATGATGAGTCCGAGACGCGCATGATCCGTGAGATCAGGCTTCCTTTTCGAGCCTGATCATCTCGAGGACGCCGTTTCTCATTTCTACCAGAGCTTCGTACTCAGTCAATCCCATCCTCCGCTTGTTGCTGACGTCGTAGATGCCGCCTTCCCCCTCGCAGTGTTCGCCTCTGGTTCCCCTTACCTGGAGGTTGTACATTCCCGCGATTTCCTCAAACCGGCCAAGGTTCGCCGACAACTTTGGCAACTTCACGTGCACCGAAGCTCGCACCGCGCTTCCCAAATTCGTTGGGCAGAAGTTGAGGTACCCAATCCTCTCGTTCCGACTGAACTTCAGATTTCGCTCGAGCGCCGTAACAGCTCGTACTAACCTGGCGTACACTTCTCCCAAATCGCCCCCTTCCTGCATCGAGATTATTCGCAGGTGGTCCTCCTCGTTACACCAAACCAGAAAAGTCTTCGACTGGTTCAAGTATATTCCCCGACCTGAGGAAGATCAATGTTCAAGTCACTTTAAACTTGTTCACAAGCCTCAATCACAATTCTAGTGAAAAAATCTCTACACGGCAACTTTATCAGGTCTCTTCTCGAGATAGCGACTACCGTTTGACCAATCAAAGGCGGCATAACGACAgcacgtgaaaaatttcacttataATTAGTAGAAAGTCAATAGTATGGCTATGAGAGTTTTGGACACAGATTCCTactaccgacacttaccgacatctTATCTAGACTCAAACCCTTCTAAGCGATCACGTCATGGGATAGTTGTCGATAAGTGCCGATAGTAGGAATCTGTGCCCAGAACTCTCATAGCTATACTATTAAAGTCGGCTATGTCAATATATAATTCTCGTAGAAGCTGTAACAACCCTATATTCACAGATATATTCACTAACGTCTAGATGAAGACAAAGTGAAAGCAAATACTGTAGATATCGTATAGATCGCACTATCATTTAATGCAATAGGATCAACAAAATCTAGCAATCATCGAAGTTTCTTAACTTGTCTCGACAACTTTTCGACGACGATAAACCAATTGCATAATTGTACTGTTGACTGTAAATTTACAACCTAGCGAACTTTAGTGAACATTTGGTTGACATGTAATCAACTATTGGCTACAAATACGCCATTTTCATCAGTATCCGATTAATTGACTTCAGTTTCTGCGACCAATAAGTCGGATATGAGACGACTGTGTATAACATGAGTTGTGTCAGTCGTAAATACGGCTGAACTACTATTCAAAGGCTTCTTAGCCGATAAAAATGAGTCGTTTACTGTACagatatacattatacatccGGGGTTCAGTCGCTGATCTATTCCGAAGACTGGAGCTGCCATCGTTTCCATTCATAATGGTTATTCTCGCGTAATCATTGCAGAATAGACGTTCGCGCAGCAGAAGCAAATTAACGTCGAGTCTATTCCCGCCCCGGCCTGACAGCAGAGTTAAAACTGTTCCGACGAACTCGCGAGTTAttagatatacatgtataaaagaCTTGAGCATGCCTCACCCGTTGGCCAGTATTTACAGGCCTCGGCCGACTGCAGGAATCGATCGCCTTCCTTGAAGAGGAAATGATCGTCGATTAACTTCTTCTGCACGTCCTTCTCCATTCCTACCAACGGGTAATACTGCCCCTTCAAGTCATCTTCCAATTTACCGAAAGCATCCGTCACCTTCGAATGAGCGTTTAACGTAAAATCAGGCTAAGCAGTCCCGAACCTTTTCACTGGAGCACTATTTATTTACGGTAATAAAGACACGAACAGTCCTCAAAACCGTAACGAGAAACGAATTATTCAGCGTATCAACACTTCTGTTCGGCTCGAGTATCCTCTCAGCAGTAGGTATACTTCGGATTTCTATTATTCTTGGTCAAACTTGTCAGAGCCCAAGTTTTAGACAGCACTTAGAGATACAGTGTGAATAATTGGATACTGGAGAGTTTatccaaatatttttcgcaTACCTTATTTTCAATCTCGTAGTAATGAGTCTCGCTCATGCTGGGATTGAATGGATAGCCGGCGAGGGATCGGCCGGTGCGTACCCTGGTCGATATCACATAGTTTCCCGAAGGATCCAAGTTCCCCATGTCGGCGGGCTTTCCCCAGTCTGGAAGGGGGTGGATGTCGTCCGGACCGAAGCCCCCGTGGTAATCCTCAATTATTGGATCGAACAATTCGGCGAACACGGTATACGCTTCGGGATCGGGAGCGTAGATCCCGATTCCAGAGTCCAAATTTTCTACGCCGGACTGAATTACGTGCAGGAGGGTCGATCCGTAGGATGTTTTGCGCTTTTTAAGTTTATCAAACACGTCGCGTGTCAAATATTTCTTGAGGAGCGACGGGCTGTCGCTGTtctttaataa includes the following:
- the LOC107216818 gene encoding arginine kinase-like, whose amino-acid sequence is MCDKRLCSCRQKSAASNVDPEILRKLEEGYKLLKNSDSPSLLKKYLTRDVFDKLKKRKTSYGSTLLHVIQSGVENLDSGIGIYAPDPEAYTVFAELFDPIIEDYHGGFGPDDIHPLPDWGKPADMGNLDPSGNYVISTRVRTGRSLAGYPFNPSMSETHYYEIENKVTDAFGKLEDDLKGQYYPLVGMEKDVQKKLIDDHFLFKEGDRFLQSAEACKYWPTGRGIYLNQSKTFLVWCNEEDHLRIISMQEGGDLGEVYARLVRAVTALERNLKFSRNERIGYLNFCPTNLGSAVRASVHVKLPKLSANLGRFEEIAGMYNLQVHRNRNTPELCVRLNMLPVLRT